A region of the Candidatus Atribacteria bacterium genome:
GCCTTTATTGTAACCTTGGGAGGAATGCTTATTCTTCGAGGAGGAATCCTTGGTGCTACTCAAGGGAAAACAATCGTTCCTATTGAAGATTCTCTAAGGTTAATGGCCCAGGGATATCTATCTAAATATCCAGGTATACTTGTAGCAATTATTGCTATAATAATTATTTTTCTGGTTACTTTGCATAGTAGAACTAAAAAGAAACAATACGGTCTTAAAACGAGATCTCTTGGTTATGATTTAGTGATAGCATCGGTGTTTTCCGCCCTTGTTTTAGCCTTCACTTTTATGATGAATAGCTATAGGGGAATACAGATCCCGGTATTAATTATGGCAATAATAGCCATATTGGTTACCTATCTGATGAATAACACTCGGTTTGGCAGGCACATATATGCTGTGGGAGGAAATAAGGAGGCAACGAAGCTTTCGGGTATAAATGTACAAGCTGTTGTTTTAAAAACTTATGCACTGATGGGTCTTCTATGTGGAGTTAGTGGAATTATTCTTACCGGTTATGTTGCCGCAGGAACCACCAGTGGTGGCATGAATTATGAACTTTCAGCTATAGGCGGTTGTGTTATGGGTGGCACAAGTTTAATGGGAAGCATTGGAACAGTCTTTGGAGCCCTAATGGGTACCCTAATTATGACAAGTCTCGAAAATGGAATGAGCGTTATGAATATGAGTGTTTTCTGGCAGTATATCGTTAAAGGCCTAATCTTAATTTTGGCAGTGTATGCAGATGTAACATCAAGGAAAAACAAGTCTTTATAAGAGCGTATTATATAGTATTATAGATATATTAGTATCAGCAAAA
Encoded here:
- a CDS encoding sugar ABC transporter permease, encoding MKQSNFIRKIKEIKIDVRAYTLIFALIAIWLLFGSLTGGVFLSSRNFSNLLRQMTIISFLAIGMTPVIITGNIDLSVGSMTGFISVIAAYLQAILLPTFLPVLFPTLSIGWLGILSTIITIITCLLLGLLIGMGQGYIIAYGGVPAFIVTLGGMLILRGGILGATQGKTIVPIEDSLRLMAQGYLSKYPGILVAIIAIIIIFLVTLHSRTKKKQYGLKTRSLGYDLVIASVFSALVLAFTFMMNSYRGIQIPVLIMAIIAILVTYLMNNTRFGRHIYAVGGNKEATKLSGINVQAVVLKTYALMGLLCGVSGIILTGYVAAGTTSGGMNYELSAIGGCVMGGTSLMGSIGTVFGALMGTLIMTSLENGMSVMNMSVFWQYIVKGLILILAVYADVTSRKNKSL